A window from Bacteroidia bacterium encodes these proteins:
- a CDS encoding ATP-dependent DNA ligase codes for MKDFVALFQSLDQTTKTNEKLALLKQYFLSAPDQDKIWALALFTGRRPPRPFKTSQIQEWALEVAGIPEWLFKESYHSVGDLSETISLILPPSNPEIAKTLSEWFDWLKELKGKQENEVQKQIQWAWTQLNGFEIFVFNKLMMGSFRIGVSQTLVIRAIAEAYQLDVSGLTHQLMGNWDPYTTSFADLLSNESSQNRDSKPYPFYLAFGLENPVEQLGHPDDWFVEWKWDGIRSQIIVRNQEIYIWTRGEELVTDKFPELNFLKETLPHGTVLDGEILAISEKDHPNWKPLSFNILQKRIGRKSLSKKFLQEYPVGLMIYDILEWEGKDIRQQSHHLRRSQLEQLASELQSRPTIKLSETIPFNTWHELEELQPKARLFDAEGFMLKRKTASYQVGRKKGDWWKWKVNPFTIDAVLIYAQKGHGRRADIFSDYTLAVWDQDKLVTFAKAYSGLSDAELLEIDRFIKQNTLEKFGPVRTVRPELVFEIGFEGIQQSSRHKSGIAVRFPRIMRWRRDKTASEADSLDNLKNLLKSEIGHDQG; via the coding sequence AAATATGGGCCCTGGCCTTGTTTACCGGCCGCCGTCCACCCCGCCCTTTTAAAACAAGCCAAATACAAGAATGGGCTTTGGAAGTTGCAGGCATACCTGAATGGCTTTTTAAAGAAAGCTATCACAGTGTTGGGGATTTATCCGAGACCATTTCCTTGATCCTTCCACCTTCCAATCCGGAAATAGCAAAAACCTTATCAGAATGGTTTGATTGGTTAAAAGAATTGAAAGGAAAACAGGAAAACGAAGTTCAAAAACAAATTCAATGGGCATGGACACAATTAAACGGATTCGAAATCTTCGTTTTTAATAAGCTTATGATGGGAAGTTTTAGAATAGGCGTTTCCCAAACCTTGGTGATTCGTGCTATTGCAGAGGCTTATCAGTTAGATGTCTCCGGTTTAACCCACCAATTAATGGGAAACTGGGACCCCTACACCACCTCCTTTGCCGATTTGCTATCCAATGAATCTTCCCAAAACAGAGATTCTAAACCCTACCCTTTTTACCTAGCCTTTGGGTTAGAAAATCCGGTAGAACAATTAGGGCATCCGGATGACTGGTTTGTGGAATGGAAATGGGATGGAATTCGATCCCAAATTATTGTTAGAAATCAAGAAATTTATATTTGGACCCGGGGCGAAGAATTAGTGACCGACAAATTTCCGGAATTGAATTTTTTAAAAGAAACACTGCCTCATGGAACTGTTTTAGATGGAGAAATTCTAGCCATTTCTGAAAAAGATCATCCAAATTGGAAACCACTGTCATTTAATATATTACAGAAACGTATCGGACGAAAAAGTTTAAGTAAAAAATTCCTGCAAGAATATCCTGTTGGATTAATGATTTACGATATTTTAGAATGGGAAGGAAAGGATATCAGACAACAAAGCCATCATTTGCGAAGATCACAACTGGAGCAGCTTGCATCCGAATTACAATCCAGGCCAACGATTAAACTATCTGAAACCATTCCTTTCAATACCTGGCATGAATTGGAGGAATTACAGCCCAAAGCCAGACTTTTTGATGCAGAAGGTTTTATGCTCAAACGAAAAACCGCCAGTTACCAGGTTGGTCGTAAAAAAGGCGATTGGTGGAAATGGAAGGTAAACCCCTTTACTATTGATGCCGTTCTAATTTATGCCCAAAAAGGCCACGGGAGAAGGGCCGATATATTTTCCGATTATACTTTAGCAGTGTGGGATCAGGATAAGCTTGTGACCTTTGCCAAGGCCTATTCCGGACTTTCAGATGCTGAGCTTTTGGAAATTGACCGATTTATCAAACAAAACACCTTGGAAAAATTTGGTCCGGTTCGAACCGTGCGCCCCGAATTGGTTTTTGAAATTGGATTTGAAGGAATTCAGCAATCAAGCAGGCATAAATCCGGTATTGCTGTTCGATTTCCTCGTATCATGCGTTGGAGAAGAGACAAAACCGCCAGTGAGGCAGACTCCCTGGATAACTTAAAAAATCTATTAAAATCGGAAATAGGGCATGACCAAGGGTGA
- the pdeM gene encoding ligase-associated DNA damage response endonuclease PdeM, with protein MNITLNNQNFRVFPQKALFWTEKKFLLVADVHLGKISHFRKAGIPIPAQGINRNFQILDELIQESSPIKLFFLGDLFHSDYNSEWELFCQWRNSHANLEMAIVLGNHDVLPASLYQQANLETYPEEYLDQSICLRHSPLTVAHPQQAYVISGHLHPCFNLYGKGRQHLRLPCFYFGKNQTILPSFGHFTGGFAIEPESNETIVCVSENQLIPINF; from the coding sequence GTGAACATTACCTTAAACAATCAGAATTTCCGGGTATTTCCGCAGAAAGCCTTGTTTTGGACCGAAAAAAAATTTCTTCTGGTTGCAGATGTCCACCTAGGCAAAATCTCTCATTTCCGTAAAGCCGGAATCCCTATTCCTGCACAAGGAATTAATCGAAATTTTCAAATACTGGATGAACTTATTCAAGAATCTTCCCCCATTAAACTCTTTTTTCTGGGCGATCTCTTTCATTCTGATTACAATTCCGAATGGGAACTTTTTTGTCAATGGAGAAACAGCCATGCAAACCTGGAAATGGCTATCGTTCTAGGAAATCACGATGTTTTACCAGCCTCCCTGTATCAACAAGCGAATTTGGAAACTTACCCGGAGGAATATTTGGACCAATCCATTTGCTTGAGACATAGTCCATTGACCGTTGCCCATCCCCAACAAGCCTATGTCATCTCCGGCCACCTGCATCCTTGTTTTAATCTTTATGGAAAAGGACGGCAACACCTTCGTTTACCATGTTTTTATTTTGGCAAAAATCAAACCATCCTGCCCAGTTTTGGTCACTTTACCGGAGGTTTCGCCATTGAGCCTGAAAGCAATGAAACCATTGTTTGTGTCTCTGAAAACCAACTGATACCCATTAATTTTTAG
- a CDS encoding ligase-associated DNA damage response DEXH box helicase: MTKGERYLQLWLHELGWELADFQNQAIQEYLQGKSGLVNAPTGSGKTFSLLFPALVSFMNNSSNYKLAKPPGLQIIWITPLKALTKDLQRNMQWACDELQIPWRIGIKTGDMDVEEKKLQRKSLPEVLLITPESLHLLFALKENSRLFETLQLVVVDEWHELLGSKRGVQTELGINRLKNLVSNLKIWGISATIGNLEQALSVLVGPHFPEGKSTIIRSNLSKEILVESVLPDEVEQLPWAGHLGINLLDKVMPLVFNSTTTLLFTNTRSQTEIWYRYIAEKYPELAGLVALHHGSLDKEIRIWVEENLHKEKLKLVICTSSLDLGVDFRPVETVIQVGSPKSISRFIQRAGRSGHRPGETSKIYFVPTHSLELIEAVSLRIGIKTNQLEERIPYVQSFDVLIQYLVTLAVGEGFREHELFNQILQTHAFQYLNRKEWEWMLQFITTGGQSLHAYDEFKKVEIIDGVYRVNDRRIAMRHRLSMGTILSEASMKIQTIGGKYLGTVEEYFISRLKPSDVFAFAGMNLEFIQSRGLTATVRKTNKDKASVPSWLGGRIPLSSQLSSVIRTQVENALNPHNTEPEIIKLKPLMLLQQQRSAIPSNQQLLIEQVQTKEGYHAFVFPFEGRLVHEGMVALLAFRISQIQPISFSMAMNDYGFELLSDTAFNLKELLETYDLFSTNYLLDDIQQSVNSIELAKRKFREIASISGLIFQGFPGRMRTTKHLQTSTALLFDVFLEHEPDNLLFKQAFQEALDQQLEEVRLRNALQRIQKQEFKFTFPEKPSPFAFPIMVDRMRDQLSSEKLDDRIAKMIKQFEENPKTNKPNRQTQKS; the protein is encoded by the coding sequence ATGACCAAGGGTGAACGTTATTTGCAACTGTGGCTACATGAGTTGGGTTGGGAATTGGCCGATTTTCAAAACCAAGCTATTCAGGAATACCTTCAAGGAAAAAGTGGATTGGTAAATGCTCCCACCGGCTCCGGGAAAACTTTTTCCTTGTTGTTTCCGGCTTTGGTTTCATTTATGAACAATAGTTCCAACTATAAATTAGCCAAGCCACCCGGACTTCAAATAATTTGGATTACCCCTCTCAAGGCGTTGACCAAAGACCTTCAACGAAACATGCAATGGGCATGCGATGAACTTCAAATTCCCTGGCGAATCGGGATTAAGACCGGAGACATGGATGTGGAAGAAAAAAAGCTACAACGTAAAAGTTTGCCTGAAGTATTACTGATAACTCCTGAAAGTCTGCACCTGCTTTTTGCCCTAAAAGAAAATTCAAGGCTTTTTGAAACGCTGCAACTGGTGGTGGTGGATGAATGGCATGAATTGCTGGGAAGTAAAAGAGGTGTTCAAACAGAACTGGGAATAAATCGCTTGAAGAATCTGGTTTCAAATTTGAAAATTTGGGGAATTTCCGCCACCATTGGCAACCTGGAACAAGCATTATCTGTGTTGGTTGGGCCTCACTTCCCTGAAGGAAAATCCACCATTATCCGTTCCAATTTATCAAAGGAAATACTGGTCGAATCCGTATTGCCCGATGAAGTAGAACAATTACCCTGGGCCGGACATTTAGGCATTAATCTGTTGGATAAGGTAATGCCTTTGGTCTTTAACAGCACCACTACCCTACTCTTTACCAATACCCGATCTCAAACAGAAATTTGGTATCGCTACATAGCCGAGAAATACCCCGAACTTGCCGGCTTGGTAGCATTGCATCATGGTTCCTTGGATAAAGAAATTAGAATTTGGGTAGAAGAAAATCTGCATAAAGAAAAACTAAAGTTGGTAATTTGTACTTCCAGCTTAGATTTAGGGGTCGATTTCAGACCGGTGGAAACTGTTATTCAAGTGGGTAGCCCTAAAAGCATTTCCCGATTTATACAACGCGCCGGGCGAAGTGGACACCGTCCGGGAGAGACCAGTAAAATCTATTTTGTACCAACCCATTCCCTCGAACTGATCGAGGCGGTTTCCCTCCGAATAGGAATTAAAACCAACCAATTGGAAGAACGAATACCCTATGTTCAATCCTTCGATGTGCTGATTCAATACTTGGTTACCCTGGCCGTAGGTGAAGGATTTAGAGAGCATGAACTGTTTAATCAAATTCTGCAAACTCATGCTTTTCAATACCTAAACCGGAAAGAATGGGAATGGATGTTACAGTTTATAACTACTGGCGGACAATCCTTACATGCTTACGATGAATTCAAAAAAGTTGAAATAATCGACGGCGTTTACCGGGTCAACGACCGAAGAATAGCCATGCGCCATCGCTTAAGTATGGGAACCATTCTCTCCGAAGCCTCTATGAAAATTCAAACTATAGGCGGTAAATACCTTGGAACAGTGGAGGAATACTTTATTTCCAGATTAAAGCCCAGTGATGTTTTTGCTTTTGCCGGTATGAATTTAGAATTTATTCAAAGCAGGGGATTAACAGCAACGGTGAGGAAAACGAATAAAGATAAAGCTAGTGTTCCCAGTTGGTTAGGTGGTCGAATTCCACTCTCATCCCAACTTTCATCGGTAATTCGAACCCAGGTTGAAAACGCCTTAAACCCACACAATACAGAACCGGAAATCATAAAGTTGAAACCGTTGATGCTTCTGCAACAGCAACGTTCTGCCATTCCTTCCAACCAACAATTGCTCATTGAACAGGTACAAACCAAGGAAGGTTACCATGCCTTTGTTTTCCCATTCGAAGGACGATTAGTCCATGAAGGAATGGTTGCATTACTAGCTTTTCGAATCAGTCAAATTCAACCTATCAGCTTTTCAATGGCCATGAACGACTACGGCTTCGAATTGCTTTCTGACACCGCTTTCAACCTAAAAGAATTGCTGGAAACCTATGATCTTTTTTCAACAAATTACCTCTTAGACGACATACAGCAAAGCGTTAATTCCATTGAGCTAGCCAAACGTAAATTCAGGGAAATTGCATCCATTTCGGGTCTGATATTCCAAGGATTTCCGGGTCGAATGCGAACTACCAAACATTTGCAAACATCAACAGCTTTACTTTTTGATGTATTCCTGGAGCACGAACCTGATAACTTACTTTTTAAACAAGCCTTTCAGGAAGCTTTGGATCAACAATTGGAAGAAGTAAGATTAAGAAATGCGTTACAACGCATTCAAAAACAGGAATTTAAATTCACATTTCCGGAAAAACCCAGCCCCTTTGCCTTCCCAATTATGGTGGATCGAATGAGAGACCAATTAAGTTCTGAGAAACTGGATGATAGAATCGCCAAAATGATAAAGCAATTTGAGGAGAATCCAAAAACAAATAAGCCTAACCGTCAAACCCAAAAATCCTAA